A window of Microbacterium lushaniae genomic DNA:
CGGCCCCAAGCGGTTCGACGCGCCGTGGAAGGAGATCGAGGCCCAGGGCTTCATCTCCCCCGCCGTCTGCTACGAGGTGCGCGTCGACCTGCCCGCCGGCGACCGCCTCGAGTACGCCGCCGCCGCCGACGAGGAGCGCTACCGCCTGGCTGCCACCGCCCCGGCCAAGGTCGAGGTCGTGCGCGGACTGGTGCGCCGCCACGCCGGCGAGCGCATCCTCGTGATCGGGCAGTACCTCGACCAGATCGAGGTGCTGGCGCAGGCACTGGATGCCCCGCAGATCACCGGCGCGACCCCGATCCCCGAGCGCGAAGAGCTCTTCCAGGCGTTCCGGGAGGGCGAGATATCGCTCCTGGTCGTGTCGAAGGTGGCCAACTTCTCCGTCGACCTGCCCGAGGCCTCGGTCGCCATCCAGGTGTCGGGGTCGTTCGGCTCGCGGCAGGAGGAGGCCCAGCGGCTGGGACGACTCCTGCGCCCCAAGAAGTCGGGCAACACCGCGAGCTTCTACACGCTCATCTCCCGCGACACCGTCGATCAGGACTTCGCGCAGAACCGGCAGCGGTTCCTCGCCGAGCAGGGGTACGCGTACACGATCCTGGATGCCGACGACCTGCTGACCGCGGCGGCGTGACCCGCGCGGCCGGCGCTAGGCGTCCGGCGCCGCGACCAGCCACGCGTATCCGTGCGGCGGCAGGCGCAGCGCCGCTACCGTCTCGCCCGTGAGCACGTCGGTGCCGCTGAGCGAGGGCAGGTCCACGACCTCGTCGCTCACGTTGACGGCCGCCACGATCTCGTGCGGCGTCCCCGCGGCGCGACGCACGACGAACGCCCGCTCATCGAGCACCTCGACGCTCTGATCCGCGAACGGCGAGAAGCCCGGCTGCGTGCGCCGCACCGACAGCAGGTGCCGCAGGCCCGCGAGCATGCGCGCGCGGCGCGGGACCCCGGCCAGTTCGGCCGCGAGCCGGTCGGCATCGAGGACCTCCCGGTTGATGCGGCGGGCGATGCCGCTGTGCTGCATCCCCTCTTCGTCCTGACCGGAGCCGAAGAGGGAGTGGTAGTACACCGCCGGCACGCCCACCACCGACAGCAGGATGGCGTGGGCTGCCAGGCCACGCACGACCGCGGATGCGTCGGGGTCGGGGTCGGCGGGATCCACGAGCGCGTCGAGGAAGTTGGTGTTGAGCTCGTACACGCCCTCCGTGCCGTCGGGGCGTCGCGCCATCGACACCCGCCCGCCCCGCGCGCGGGTGCGCTCGACGAGGAGGTCGCGGTCGGCGTCGGAGAGGAGGCCCACCGTGGGGCGCAGCCCGATCCCGTCATGACTGGCGAGGAAGTTGAACCACGTCGCAGCCGGCCCGACCGGCCCGATGCCGTCCGCCCACCGCGCCAGGGCGGTGGCACGCCCGGTGACGAACGCGTGCAGGACGAGGGGCGGAAGGGCGAACTGGTACACCATGTGCGCCTCATCCGACCCGTCGCCGAAGTACGTGATGTTGTCGGCGTGCGGCACGTTCGTCTCGGTGAGCAGCCGCGTCCCGGGGGCGACCGCATCCAGAACCGCGCGCCATATGCGGATGACGGCGTGCGTCTGCGGGAGGTGCAGGCACGAGGTCCCCGACTCCTTCCACAGGTACCCGATGGCGTCCAGACGCACCGTCGTCGCACCGTGCGCGACATACCCCAGCAGCACGTCGGTGAGATCGAGCAGCACGGCGGGCGTGCGCGGATCGACGTCGACCTGGTCGTCGCCGAACGTCGTCCACGCCCGCGCCACGGTGCCGTCGGGGCGCGGGTAGGTGTGCAGCAGCGGCGTCGTGCGCGGGCGCACCACGTGCGACACGTCGAAGTCGGGCCCGGGTTCGAGGAAGTACCCGGCGTAGCGCGGATCGCGCGCGAGCCAGCCGCGGAACCACGGGCTGGAACTGGACACGTGGTTGGCGACGAAATCCAGGGCGAGGGCGTACTCCTCGTGCAGCGCGGCGATGTCGTCCCACGTCCCCAGCGCCGGATCGACCTGGCGGTGATCGGTCACGCCGAACCCGTCGTCTGAGGTCCAGGGGTAGATCGGCAGCAGGTGCACGTCGGTCACGACATCGCCCACGT
This region includes:
- a CDS encoding alpha-amylase family glycosyl hydrolase, coding for MPDLDRLRERIAPLVATLYPEQAAAVLDDLVRLAARWAEPLAAAGPARWDEGTAYLITYGGSFHRDGEVPLRTLSGVLHAHVGDVVTDVHLLPIYPWTSDDGFGVTDHRQVDPALGTWDDIAALHEEYALALDFVANHVSSSSPWFRGWLARDPRYAGYFLEPGPDFDVSHVVRPRTTPLLHTYPRPDGTVARAWTTFGDDQVDVDPRTPAVLLDLTDVLLGYVAHGATTVRLDAIGYLWKESGTSCLHLPQTHAVIRIWRAVLDAVAPGTRLLTETNVPHADNITYFGDGSDEAHMVYQFALPPLVLHAFVTGRATALARWADGIGPVGPAATWFNFLASHDGIGLRPTVGLLSDADRDLLVERTRARGGRVSMARRPDGTEGVYELNTNFLDALVDPADPDPDASAVVRGLAAHAILLSVVGVPAVYYHSLFGSGQDEEGMQHSGIARRINREVLDADRLAAELAGVPRRARMLAGLRHLLSVRRTQPGFSPFADQSVEVLDERAFVVRRAAGTPHEIVAAVNVSDEVVDLPSLSGTDVLTGETVAALRLPPHGYAWLVAAPDA